One genomic region from Bubalus bubalis isolate 160015118507 breed Murrah chromosome 12, NDDB_SH_1, whole genome shotgun sequence encodes:
- the IL1RN gene encoding interleukin-1 receptor antagonist protein isoform X5, which translates to MQIRTRLASVSLSHRSGSWACPPPCSGQPCVGMWEGRLGLLLSVSARNRVGGSGSALGGAGGPGVAWLCLLPVSPLRLEPEPGIPWRTSSFTMALETACHPLGKRPCEMQAFSQELYGLTDPLPLSSWALQGHLMRWVLPAPFHRRWLLGKLRMRNKDLGCQPEDLLPEE; encoded by the exons ATGCAGATCAGAACCCGTCTGGCTTCTGTTAGCCTGAGTCACCGTTCTGGAAGCTGGGCTTGCCCACCTCCTTGCAGTGGCCAGCCCTGCGTGGGTATGTGGGAAGGCAGGCTGGGGCTCCTCCTCTCAGTCTCCGCCAGGAATCGGGTAGGAGGGAGTGGTTCTGCCCTGGGAGGGGCTGGTGGCCCAGGTGTGGCCTGGCTGTGCCTCCTTCCTGTGTCGCCGCTCCGTCTGGAGCCAGAGCCTGGAATACCTTGGAGGACCTCATCTTTCACCATGGCTTTAG AAACAGCCTGCCACCCCTTGGGAAAGAGACCCTGCGAGATGCAAGCCTTCAG CCAAGAACTTTACGGTTTGACTGACCCCCTCCCTCTGAGCTCATGGGCTCTTCAAGGTCACCTGATGAGATGGGTGTTGCCAGCCCCCTTTCACAG GAGGTGGCTGCTTGGGAAGCTGAGGATGAGAAACAAG GATCTGGGATGTCAACCAGAAGATCTTCTACCTGAGGAATAA
- the IL1RN gene encoding interleukin-1 receptor antagonist protein isoform X4, with product MQIRTRLASVSLSHRSGSWACPPPCSGQPCVGMWEGRLGLLLSVSARNRVGGSGSALGGAGGPGVAWLCLLPVSPLRLEPEPGIPWRTSSFTMALETACHPLGKRPCEMQAFSQELYGLTDPLPLSSWALQGHLMRWVLPAPFHSRRWLLGKLRMRNKDLGCQPEDLLPEE from the exons ATGCAGATCAGAACCCGTCTGGCTTCTGTTAGCCTGAGTCACCGTTCTGGAAGCTGGGCTTGCCCACCTCCTTGCAGTGGCCAGCCCTGCGTGGGTATGTGGGAAGGCAGGCTGGGGCTCCTCCTCTCAGTCTCCGCCAGGAATCGGGTAGGAGGGAGTGGTTCTGCCCTGGGAGGGGCTGGTGGCCCAGGTGTGGCCTGGCTGTGCCTCCTTCCTGTGTCGCCGCTCCGTCTGGAGCCAGAGCCTGGAATACCTTGGAGGACCTCATCTTTCACCATGGCTTTAG AAACAGCCTGCCACCCCTTGGGAAAGAGACCCTGCGAGATGCAAGCCTTCAG CCAAGAACTTTACGGTTTGACTGACCCCCTCCCTCTGAGCTCATGGGCTCTTCAAGGTCACCTGATGAGATGGGTGTTGCCAGCCCCCTTTCACAG TAGGAGGTGGCTGCTTGGGAAGCTGAGGATGAGAAACAAG GATCTGGGATGTCAACCAGAAGATCTTCTACCTGAGGAATAA